The region TACAGAGGGGTATTCCCTTCAGAGTCCCGTATGTTAACAGACGCATTGTGCTGCAGAAGGATCTGTACCATTTTTAGGTTCCCTttggctgctgctctgtgtaATGGGGTGGATTCAAAATGATCTGTTGCATCCGGATCAGCTCCGTTCTCTAAAAGCATGATTGCAATCTGAATACGTAGAAAGAGAAAggagtggaggaggaagaggaaaagttaaTATAACTAAATACTTCTTCCGAGAGCGACACCACCTCTAGAAGCATAGGCAAACATACCTCCTGCTTATTTTTGGAGGCTGCATAATGCAGGGGCGTACAGCCATTCTGATTGACCGCGTTTACATGAGCACCCTTGGCAATGAGGGCTTTCACAATTTCATCACGGCCTGCCGAAGCGGCAATGTGTAAAGGAGTCCAACCAGCCTATggaggcaagaaaaaaaccctgttattCAAACCAGGAGTTTCAGGCAAAAACCATGCCAAAGCATAAGCCCAATAGAGACTTGACTGCTCATTAGTCATACTGCACATATTCGTACAAAACTAAAGCTAAACATTATTGATTATCACCAGAGAGACAAGTCTCATGTCCTCTCACATGCGCCTGACAAAAGCTGCCTGTTAAACGACAGAAATCACTTCTGTTATGCAGTTATGCACGGTATCTTGCAGGGCACTTTGCCCCTGCAGAATGAACAGGAGTGCTTTCTTAAGAACAAATAAAAGTGGCAGAAAAGGGTGTCCAAAAGTTTCTGCAATCTTTCCTATATCCTACCCTCTAATTAAACTGATGGGACAACATTTCCTTCTTTAAGGATGATCTCTGGGATGCTTCATAATGGATGTAATTATTTCAACCCTTCCTCTAGAACTGTAACAAGCCATCTCCTTTCCAACTGTGAAATCACTGAACCTGTCACCTCCTCTGTAATGCCTTCCCCAATAATGAGAAATCTTCAGGGTACCTCGTGATTTGGCACATGTAAGAGGATGATACTGAGGTAAAAGTAACACGAAAACCCCCAACAACAACCCCAACACCCCTGATTTTGCAACTTTGTTCATAAGAACAGTTCTCCTAAAATTCCTTGACGATAAGCAAGGCTCATCAAGCCTCATTACCCCCTCTTCCACATAAAAGAGTGAAATGCTTCAACTTGCCTTTCTAGCTCACACGGCGGTATGTGCTTTTTAACCCCCCCAGACACCGCACTGGATACTCCAACTGAGGGGAGGGGGGATACACCAACCGAGGGGAGGGGGGATACACCAACCGAGGGGAGGGGGGATACACCAAccgaggggaggggggagaggagggaggaagcgCCCAGCGGCAGTCGCCACCGGGAGCGGCCCTCGGCGCCACCGGACCGCTGCTGGGGGCACTTCTGCGGCTGAAACCGTGACGGCAAAGGGTCCGGACAGAACCTGCGCCACCAAACCCCCCCGCAGCCCGGTTCACAGCACCTCCTCAGCCtcccggcagcagccccgcgcCTCAGGCCAGCCCCTCACAGGGGTGAGGGGGGGCCCGGGAGGGCTGCGACACTCACATCGTCCTTGTCGTCCACAGGCACGCCGAGGCCGAGGAGGAGGTCGGCGACGTCCGTGTGTCCCGCCGAGCAGGCCCAGTGCAGCGCGGTCCGGTTGTCctgagagagggagggagggagcggcggtgagcgggcggcgggggggtgggggcggggaggcggctgACAGGAGCCGTCCCGCGGGAAGCGGCCTCACAGGCCGCCCGCTCTCgcgccggcgggcagggcgAGCCGCAGGCGGCTGACCTGGTCGGCCTTGGTGGCCAGGGCCCTGTCGCGCAGCATCTGGGCCCGCAGCTCCTCCAGGCGCCCGGCGTAGGCCAGGTTGCAGACCCCCACGTCGGACACGGCGTTCTCCATGCTGCCCGCCGCCTCGCCACCTCCCCCTGCCGACAGGGGCGGTGCTTCGGCCCGCGCGCCGGCCAATCAGAGAGGCGCCGGGGCCAGCCCAGCCAATCGCACCGACGGGCCTGCTCCTCTCGCCCCTCGGGCCGCGGGGACTGCTGGGATTTGTGGTCCAGCGGGCGGGAGGCGGTGCGCTGTGGCCGGCCAGCGGGACTACACCTCCCAGGGTGCCCCGCGCCGCGGCCGTGTTGTGCCTCCGTGTCGgagcgaggaggaggatggtGACAGCGGGAGGATGGAGTCAGgtgaggggcggcggcggcagcgcggggccgcggagggggagaggggcgagcgcggcgcggccccggccgTAGGGGCGGCGGTGACGAGGGGCCAGGCCAGCGGCCTGCGCGCCCCAGGGGCCGTcagcggggccgcgccgcggcGGGAGGCGCCCGCGGGCTGAggggcgaggcgggggggggggggtgtcggTCGGTGCTTCCCGTCGTGAGGGGTTTGCCTGGCGCGGGGGGACGGGGCCCCGCCGCCTCTCCCGGGGGCAGGGgcgcggggcaggggggctTCTGGCGAGGGGGGTTGCGGGGCGGAGGGGCTCGGCCGGGGCTCGGGGCGGCCTGAGGCCGGTGTCGCCGCCAGCCGCCgctgccagccccggggggcggggggcggggggctgccgcGGCTCTGCGGGGAGCGCTCTGTGGGCTCCAGCGGCGGCAGGGTCAGGGCTTTGcggggaaaaaaggg is a window of Gavia stellata isolate bGavSte3 chromosome 14, bGavSte3.hap2, whole genome shotgun sequence DNA encoding:
- the PSMD10 gene encoding 26S proteasome non-ATPase regulatory subunit 10: MENAVSDVGVCNLAYAGRLEELRAQMLRDRALATKADQDNRTALHWACSAGHTDVADLLLGLGVPVDDKDDAGWTPLHIAASAGRDEIVKALIAKGAHVNAVNQNGCTPLHYAASKNKQEIAIMLLENGADPDATDHFESTPLHRAAAKGNLKMVQILLQHNASVNIRDSEGNTPLHLACDEERVEEAKLLVSHGASIHIENKEELTPLKVAKGGLGAILKRMVEG